From Vigna radiata var. radiata cultivar VC1973A unplaced genomic scaffold, Vradiata_ver6 scaffold_23, whole genome shotgun sequence, the proteins below share one genomic window:
- the LOC106778602 gene encoding autophagy-related protein 18f gives MIEGEFEESLIFVLWLGSILVYLVMGMRNDAQKQQLLHQGNGGGKTSGFIPSSFRALSSYLRIVSSGASTVARSAASVVASSVVDRDDVPDNDKVIWAGFDELEGEGGVIQQVLLLGYRSGFQVWHVDESNNVRDLVSRHDGPVSFMQMVPNPIASKRSEDNYANSRQLLVVCTDGFFVGGSNLQDGLATPNNGSNLNSHDQMNGNYLPTTVRFYSMKSQSYVHVLKFRSVVYSVRCSSRVVAISQSTQIHCFEATTLIRAYILLTNPIVMSVPGSGGIGYGPLAVGPRWLAYSGSPVAVSNSGHVSGQHLMPSASFSGFSSNGSLLAHYAKESSKHIATGIVSLGDMGYKKLSRYCSDTNGSLQSVNSVSKGIGTINGHSTDADNIGMVIVKDIVSRNVITQFRAHKSPISALSFDPSGTILVTASIQGHNINVFKIMPVQDNFSASDTGPSYVHLYKLQRGFTNAVIQDISFSDDSKWIMISSSRGTSHLFAINPQGGHVNIQSYDDSFTIRNSTLGATANHPQGWSHGSAMQKPKQKSLVVAGPPITLSVVSRIRNGANGWRGSVTGAAAAATGRKTYLSGAIASSFRKYKSSEVNYSKYHLLVFSPTGSMIQYALQMLTSQDSGVGSVLSPAYESLPQDDARLVVEAIQKWNICQSHSRREREDNIDIYGENGIADANKIYPEEVGEEYTISPKVWNGAMKVNPSLEGKNHLYISEAELQMHHAQTSLWAKPEIYFHSMLQEPNLMGEEAASSGEFEIERIPTCVIEARSKDLVPIFDYFQTPKLQQARTSMDSKRDDQLSHNSLQPSGNGRISSRSDDGDAVSELRNGIEGTELNNHVVPSETVSFVNNNDTFKPNTQHEIVNNRREAQLMFVNSDRKLENEESF, from the exons ATGATTGAGGGTGAATTTGAGGAATCGTTGATTTTTGTGTTGTGGTTAGGATCTATTTTGGTATATTTGGTGATGGGGATGAGGAATGATGCACAGAAGCAACAGCTTCTTCATCAGGGTAATGGTGGTGGCAAAACCAGCGGCTTCATTCCTAGTTCTTTTCGTGCTCTTTCTAGCTACCTCAGGATTGTTTCCTCTGGTGCTTCCACAGTTGCACGTTCTGCAGCGTCTGTTGTAGCTTCATCCGTTGTGGACAGAGATGATGTTCCCGACAATGATAAG gTTATCTGGGCTGGGTTTGACGAGTTAGAGGGTGAGGGTGGAGTTATTCAGCAAGTACTTCTTCTAGGCTACCGATCTGGCTTCCAGGTTTGGCACGTTGATGAATCAAATAATGTCCGTGACCTTGTATCCAGACATGATGGTCCTGTTTCTTTTATGCAAATGGTACCTAATCCAATTGCATCAAAGAGATCTGAAGACAATTATGCGAACAGTCGGCAGTTGTTGGTTGTCTGTACTGATGGATTCTTTGTAGGAGGGAGCAATCTTCAGGATGGGTTGGCCACCCCTAATAATGGAAGCAATTTAAACTCACATGATCAAATGAATGGAAACTATTTGCCGACTACTGTTAGGTTTTATTCTATGAAATCTCAATCATATGTTCATGTGCTGAAGTTTAGATCAGTTGTTTATTCTGTGAGGTGCAGTTCTCGAGTAGTTGCTATCTCTCAGTCCACTCAG ATTCACTGTTTTGAAGCTACCACATTAATAAGGGCGTATATTTTACTTACCAATCCTATAGTCATGAGTGTCCCTGGTTCTGGAGGCATAGGTTATGGACCTCTCGCGGTGGGACCAAGATGGTTGGCATATAGTGGAAGTCCAGTTGCTGTTTCCAATTCAGGACATGTCAGTGGACAACATTTGATGCCTTCTGCAAGTTTTTCTGGTTTTTCTTCCAATGGCAGTTTGCTTGCTCATTATGCCAAAGAGTCCAGCAAGCATATTGCTACTGGTATTGTATCCCTCGGAGACATGGGGTATAAGAAACTTTCCAGatactgctctgataccaatggTTCATTACAATCTGTAAATTCTGTCTCCAAGGGCATCGGAACCATTAATGGCCATTCAACAGATGCAGATAACATTGGGATG GTTATTGTTAAAGATATTGTCTCCAGAAACGTTATTACCCAATTCCGGGCCCACAAGAGTCCTATTTCAGCATTAAGCTTTGATCCTAGTGGCACCATTTTAGTGACAGCTTCCATTCAGGGTCATAACATAAATGTTTTCAAGATCATGCCTGTACAGGACAATTTTTCTGCTTCTGATACTGGCCCTTCCTATGTTCATTTGTACAAGCTGCAACGTGGCTTTACAAATGCG GTTATTCAAGATATCAGTTTCAGTGATGACAGCAAGTGGATTATGATCAGTTCCTCGAGGGGCACTAGCCATCTATTTGCCATAAATCCTCAAGGAGGACATGTAAATATTCAGTCCTATGATGATAGTTTTACTATAAGGAATAGTACATTAGGCGCTACAGCTAATCACCCCCAGGGATGGTCTCATGGTTCTGCCATGCAAAAGCCTAAACAAAAGAGTTTGGTTGTGGCTGGCCCTCCAATCACTCTTTCCGTAGTAAGCCGGATCAGGAATGGAGCCAATGGCTGGAGGGGCAGTGTAACTggtgctgctgctgctgcaacTGGAAGGAAAACTTACCTTTCTGGTGCTATTGCTTCATCTTTTCGGAAGTATAAAAGTTCTGAAGTGAACTATTCAAAGTATCACCTGCTGGTCTTTTCACCAACTGGTTCTATGATACAATATGCTCTGCAAATGTTAACCAGTCAAGATTCAGGTGTTGGCTCTGTGTTGTCTCCTGCATATGAATCCCTTCCACAGGATGATGCAAGATTAGTAGTTGAGGCTATCCAAAAATGGAATATATGTCAGAGTCACAGTCGAAGAGAGCGAGAAGATAACATAGATATATATGGTGAGAATGGAATTGCAGATGCCAATAAAATATATCCAGAGGAAGTGGGGGAGGAGTACACCATTAGCCCGAAAGTCTGGAATGGAGCTATGAAAGTTAATCCTTCTCTTGAGGGGAAGAATCATTTGTATATTTCAGAAGCTGAACTTCAGATGCATCACGCTCAGACTTCATTATGGGCAAAACCAGAG atatattttcattcaatgtTGCAAGAGCCTAACTTAATGGGTGAAGAAGCTGCTTCTAGTGGCGAATTTGAGATTGAAAGGATTCCAACATGCGTAATTGAAGCTAGATCAAAAGACTTGGTTCCAATTTTTGACTATTTTCAGACTCCAAAGTTGCAGCAAGCAAG GACTTCTATGGATAGCAAAAGAGATGACCAACTGTCACATAACAGTTTGCAGCCATCTGGAAATGGCAGGATTTCATCTAGGAGTGATGATGGTGATGCTGTTTCTGAGTTAAGAAATGGAATTGAAGGAACTGAATTGAATAATCATGTGGTGCCTTCTGAAACTGTGAGCTTTGTAAATAACAATGACACCTTTAAACCAAATACTCAGCATGAGATTGTAAATAATAGAAGGGAGGCTCAACTCATGTTTGTAAATAGTGACAGAAAGcttgaaaatgaagaatcattttga
- the LOC106778533 gene encoding peroxidase 65-like, translating into MVALIGAHTIGMSHCDQFAHRLFGFGKTLKIDPAYNPEYAAWLRKLYENYKKESTMVAYNDMITPVKFNNMYFKNSWRELGLLAIDSALFTDPQTKPFIETYTYDEGKFFQDFSHAIEKLRVLDVKTGKEGEVQSRCDFFNALN; encoded by the coding sequence ATGGTGGCCTTGATCGGTGCACATACCATAGGGATGTCCCACTGCGACCAATTTGCCCATAGGCTATTCGGCTTCGGCAAAACTTTGAAAATTGATCCCGCCTATAATCCCGAGTATGCGGCATGGCTGAGGAAGCTCTACGAGAACTACAAGAAGGAGTCTACCATGGTGGCTTACAATGACATGATAACTCCGGTTAAGTTCAACAACATGTATTTCAAGAACTCGTGGCGAGAGTTGGGGTTGCTGGCCATTGATTCCGCCCTCTTCACTGATCCCCAAACAAAGCCTTTCATCGAAACCTACACCTATGATGAAGGGAAGTTCTTTCAGGACTTCTCCCACGCCATCGAAAAGCTCCGCGTCTTGGATGTTAAAACCGGAAAGGAAGGAGAGGTGCAGAGCAGATGTGATTTCTTCAACGCACTTAATTGA